From a single Opisthocomus hoazin isolate bOpiHoa1 chromosome 6, bOpiHoa1.hap1, whole genome shotgun sequence genomic region:
- the SMNDC1 gene encoding survival of motor neuron-related-splicing factor 30, with the protein MSEDLAKQLASYKAQLQQVEAALSGNAENEDLLKLKKDLQEVIELTKDLLSTQPSETLASSDSSASALPSHSWKVGDRCMAIWSEDGQCYEAEIEEIDEENGTAAVTFAGYGNAEVTPLFNLKPVEEGRKAKEDSGNKPMSKKEMIAQQREYKKKKALKKAQRIKELEQEREDQKVKWQQFNNRAYSKNKKGQVKRSIFASPESVTGKVGVGTCGIADKPMTQYQDTSKYNVRHLMPQ; encoded by the exons ATGTCGGAAGACCTTGCTAAGCAGTTAGCGAGCTACAAAGCTCAGCTGCAGCAAGTTGAGGCTGCCTTATCTGGGAACGCAGAAAATGAAGATCTgctaaaactgaagaaagactTACAG GAAGTCATAGAATTAACCAAAGATCTCCTTTCAACACAACCTTCAGAAACTCTTGCAAGTTCTGACagttctgcttctgctctgcccAGTCACTCCTGGAAGGTTGGGGATAGGTGTATGGCGATATGGAGTGAGGATGGACA GTGTTATGAAGCTGAGATTGAAGAAATAGATGAGGAGAATGGGACAGCTGCGGTCACTTTTGCTGGATATGGCAACGCTGAAGTTACACCTCTGTTCAACCTCAAGCCtgtggaagagggaagaaaagcaaaagaggacAGTGGCAACAAACCCATGTCCAA aAAAGAGATGATAGCCCAGCAACGAGAgtataaaaagaagaaagctttgAAAAAAGCTCAGAGAATCAAAGAACTTGAACAGGAACGAGAGGACCAGAAAGTCAAGTGGCAACAGTTTAACAACAGAGCCtattctaaaaacaaaaaaggccag GTAAAGAGGAGTATTTTTGCTTCCCCTGAGAGCGTAACTGGCAAGGTTGGAGTCGGAACATGTGGAATTGCAGACAAACCTATGACACAGTATCAAGATACCTCGAAATACAATGTCAGGCATTTGATGCCTCAGTAA